One region of Triticum aestivum cultivar Chinese Spring chromosome 6B, IWGSC CS RefSeq v2.1, whole genome shotgun sequence genomic DNA includes:
- the LOC123134367 gene encoding E3 ubiquitin-protein ligase PUB23 yields the protein MDMDMEEPPHLFLCPISMELMEEPVTVSTGVTYDRRSIERWLFSYGRTTCPATMQPLANLDLTPNHTLARVISSWLDRGSSSSSSSSSSPSTSSLSSPVHELGTPLTRMLEEERLRSALGDLEETPFKVTALKSMRSCMAGDVAMQIIFVASGGVEAVGRVMAQALAESGAGGDFSAFTVCEEAAAVLAALPLSDEASVGLVLAPECLRPIMALLQRGSAEARLHAMDILTKISSAGAGDHWTAGIDVDDVLKSLLELLSDEVSARLSSRALDVLLDVVERSPSGRAKAVEVGAVHVLVELLVVDADDRHVAERILLLLKRLCKCPEGRLAFAEHDLSVAAVARTMLRVSDLATQLAVKVLWLVSMVAQSEKVLEDMVLTGAVAKLLGLLHVESAPSTKQKTVRMVRIHGVFWRQYPCFPTDLKDYLRLLD from the coding sequence ATGGACATGGACATGGAGGAGCCTCCCCACCTGTTCCTGTGCCCCATCTCCATGGAGCTCATGGAGGAGCCCGTCACGGTGTCCACCGGCGTCACCTACGACCGCCGCAGCATCGAGCGCTGGCTATTCTCGTACGGCCGGACCACCTGCCCGGCCACGATGCAGCCGCTCGCCAACCTTGACCTCACCCCGAACCACACCCTCGCGCGCGTCATCTCCTCCTGGCTCGAccgcggctcctcctcctcctcctcgtcttcgtcgtCGCCGTCTACATCGTCGCTGTCGAGTCCGGTCCACGAGCTGGGGACGCCGCTGACGAGGATGCTGGAGGAGGAGCGGCTGCGGTCGGCGCTGGGCGACCTCGAGGAGACGCCGTTCAAGGTGACCGCGCTCAAGAGCATGCGGAGCTGCATGGCGGGCGACGTGGCCATGCAGATCATCTTCGTCGCCTCGGGCGGCGTTGAGGCGGTCGGGCGCGTGATGGCGCAGGCGCTGGCGGAGAGCGGCGCGGGAGGCGACTTCTCCGCGTTCACGGTGTGCGAGGAGGCTGCCGCGGTGCTCGCCGCGCTCCCGCTCTCCGACGAGGCGTCGGTGGGGCTCGTTCTTGCGCCGGAGTGCCTGAGGCCCATCATGGCGTTGCTCCAGCGCGGCAGCGCGGAGGCGAGGCTGCACGCCATGGACATCCTCACCAAGATCTCCAGTGCCGGCGCCGGTGACCACTGGACCGCCGGCATCGACGTCGATGACGTGCTCAAGTCCCTCCTCGAGCTCCTGTCCGACGAGGTCTCCGCGCGCCTCAGCTCGCGCGCGCTCGACGTGCTCCTGGACGTGGTGGAGCGGTCGCCGAGCGGCCGCGCCAAGGCCGTGGAGGTCGGCGCGGTGCACGTCCTCGTCGAGCTCCTCGTCGTGGACGCCGACGACCGCCACGTCGCCGAGCGGATACTGCTGCTTCTCAAGCGGCTGTGCAAGTGCCCCGAGGGGCGCCTTGCCTTCGCCGAGCACGACCTGTCGGTGGCAGCCGTGGCGAGGACAATGCTGCGGGTGTCGGATctggccacgcagctggccgtcaaGGTGCTGTGGCTCGTGTCCATGGTGGCGCAGTCGGAGAAGGTGCTCGAGGACATGGTGCTCACCGGCGCCGTGGCGAAGCTGCTCGGGCTGCTGCACGTCGAGAGCGCGCCGTCTACGAAACAAAAGACGGTGAGGATGGTGAGGATCCACGGCGTGTTCTGGAGGCAGTACCCTTGCTTCCCCACAGACCTCAAGGATTACTTGAGGTTGCTCGATTGA